The stretch of DNA TTGCAGTTTCGTAGACAGACATCTCTCAGCAAAAACTAGACAGAAGATAAAGTCGAACCTATGGAGAAGAGAATAATATAAGTATAATGTTTTACGTAATACTACATCAATAACTTTGAAACCGAACCGAGATTCAAATTAACATTGGATTTGAATTGAACCAAgcctaaaccaacaaaaacaccGAACCGAGATTCAAATTAACATTTGTCAGTGTGTCTGTATAAAAAAGCCACGTGTTCTTGGAGCAAAGCAACTTTGGAGTTTGGACACAGTTTTCAATTCACAGCAAGTTGGATCGATCACACTCATCAGTCTCCATCTTCATCAATTTGATTCTTCAAATTCTTGAATCTTCCATCGattaaaaccctagatttctgCAATTGAGAGTGAATTAAAAAGATGGAGGGTTCGTCGACGATGATGGCAAGGAAGACATGGGAACTGGAGAACAACATTATAACAGTAGACCAACCTGATTCAAATGACACTATTTTCTACTACGACGATACTGCGCAGAGTAGGTTCCAGCAGGAGAAACCATGGGCTAATGATCCTCACTACTTCAAGCGAGTTAAGATCTCAGCGCTCGCTCTTCTTAAGATGGTGGTCCACGCTCGCTCTGGTGGCAATATTGAAATCATGGGTCTTATGCAAGGTAAGACCGATGGTGATGCTATCATTGTTATGGATGCTTTTGCTTTGCCTGTGGAAGGTACTGAGACTAGGGTTAATGCTCAGGCTGATGCTTATGAGTACATGGTTGAGTATTCTCAGACCAACAAGCTCGTAAGTGCGTCTCATCCTAGCTACTTTGATTCCATCTGTTGTAGTTGAATTGAATGGTCTAGGGATTTATGTTCGTATGGGTTTCAAGAAGctgcaaagttttgatttttttttgctaccgTTTTAAGTATCTACAAGTCAGAACAGTTTGATTGATTAACTTCACTTATATAAAGGCTGGGCGGTTGGAGAATGTTGTTGGATGGTATCACTCCCACCCTGGCTATGGATGCTGGCTCTCGGGTATTGACGTTTCTACACAGAGGCTTAACCAACAGTATCAAGAGCCTTTTTTAGCTGTTGTTATTGATCCAACAAGGACTGCTTCAGCTGGTAAAGTTGAGATTGGAGCATTCAGAACATATTCAGAAGGATATAAGCCTCCAGATGAACCTATTTCCGAGTATCAGACTATTCCTCTTAATAAGATCGAGGACTTTGGTGTTCACTGCAAACAGGTATTACACTTGTATCATCTAGATCttgattttttctctttggaaGCTCCCAACATGACTTTTGGTTCTGGCAGTACTATTCATTGGATATCACTTATTTCAAGTCATCTCTTGATAGTCACCTTCTGGATCTCTTATGGAACAAGTACTGGGTGAATACTCTGTCTTCTTCCCCACTGCTGGGCAGTGCAGACTATGTTGCTGGACAAATATCAGACTTAGGTAAACCTTTTTGATATGGCCTAagagaaaaatatcattttctctctctctctagtcatGGTCTGCATCAAAGGTCATGTGTTCTaatcgtttttttatttttaaaattgaagcTGAGAAGCTTGAGCAAGCGGAGAGTCATCTGAATCATTCTCGCTTTGGAGGAATTGTTCCATCATCCCTTCATAGGAAAAAAGAGGTATGTGCAAGTTGTTCATCAAATATTAATTGCTCTGCCTTTCACATCCCTCTTCTCTGGGGTTTTGTCTCTAGAACTTCTATATATAGCTACTAAGATGATAGCTCTTCAACTTTTCTGGTTATTGGTGGTGATTTGTTTAGTTGAGAGGAGAAAATGTTGTCGAAGTTTGAACAGATAAAAATAGAACATTGGAGAATGTTATGTCTTTCGTTAAAGATCTTGCTTGACGTGTGTTCTGGATCATTTTCAGGATGAGTCACAACTAACTAAGATAACTAGGGATAGCTCAAAGATAACTGTGGAACAGGTCCATGGACTAATGTCTCAGGTGAGTAAATCTTGAAACGTAGTGGTGTTATAGCTTTCCCTTAAGATTCATGGATCTCACAGATTCAAATCCGTCAATTTTGTGTAGGTGATCAAAGATGTATTATTCAACTCAGTGCGTCAGTCCAACAACAAATCTCCCAATGAATTGTCGGATACAGAGCCTATGATTACATCTTGAAGTTGTTCTTCTTTCGGTCTCTAGTTTTGGATCTAGCCATCGTTTGTTGTTATGTAGTTGTCATTTCATGTGTGGTTTTTTATTCTGTTGTGTAAAGAGTTAAGGCAAATGAGAACGAATTAAGTAATACAGAAGAAAATCTAGTCATTCACAATCAAAATCTCCGTTGTTCACttttcttcttagttcttaTACTCGATAATTCGTACTGCTCTCTTCTCCCCAATTCCCtccctttgtttttgtttagctTAGAGGCAAGGCAAGAATAATAACTTACAGCTTTCAAACACTAGTCAGTGCCATGTATAAAATGACATCACTTCTACACATGACATCACTTTTACGCATGACATCACTTCTACACAAGATATATCAGGAGCCATTTAGAGCTGTTGATATTGATACCACAAGGACTGTTTCAGCTAAAATAACAGTGAGAGCGGTCCATTCAGACATTTGTAGCTGTTGATATTGATCTCACAAGGACTGTTTTAGCTTAAATAAGTTTGAGAGTGGTACCATTCAGAATGAATTAAATTGAATAATAATACATAGAATTGGATTAAGGAACCGTCGACATGGTTTGGTTTGATATTTATATGAGAATAAAGACATAAAAGACGAAACCAGAAAGAAAGCAATAATTTAAGActtctaaaacaaaacaacaaaagtaaagTGGTGCGTGGTGGTGTTTTGCCACGGTACGCCTCTTCTCTCCaaagcaaagttttttttttttttcagcaacaGAAACAGAAATGGCGCAGAGAGTGGGAGGATTGAAAAGAGTGAAACTTTCATCAGCAACTCCAGATTTTCCAATTGTTTTCCGTTTGGATGATGAAGGAGCTCGTGTTCATCGACGTTACTCTTTCTTGAGAAATTGTTCTTCTAATCGAAAGCCTAGACTCCGAATTGTTGTTGCCCAGAAGAAATGGAAACTGAACGATATCGACCCAAGTAAGTCCTTCTTCGAATTCGGCTTCTTGTACGAATCTTTTGGAACACAAAAATTGAGAATTTATAaagtctctgtttttgtttgtttggtgttcTTCTTGTATGACAGATGCGGTGCAAGAACGATTTAGTCGGTGGGTGTCTAAATCTCAGAAGCTTTTGAGTGATGTAACCTCTCCGTTGAAGAAGAAAGGTCAGAGTCTTAAGGTTGAGATTGAGGATCAACAtgatgttgaagacttggaggAGCTTCTTACAGTTGAACAAACTGTTCTAAGTGATACACCTAAAggatctctttcttttgatgCTATTATCTCCATCGAGCAGTTCAGCAGNAGTGAGAATCAATTTAAGTAAAACAAACAGAATCATTGAATCATCTTCTGACTTGTTGTTGCTGCAAaagtattcatttttatttgacccttttatatatatggcaGGATGAATGGGATAACTGGGAAGAAGATGCAAGATATATTTGAAACACTTGTTCCTCCAGCTTTATCTACAGATGCTCGATACCTTGTGGAATATTGCTGTTTCAGGTTTTTATCTAGGGACAGCTCAGAGTTTCATCCGTCTCTCAAGGTATCTTTGAGTTTAAACGAATTATCTCTTTAGGTTTTAGCTTCAGGATTTGGAGAGTTCTTAAACCCATTTAAAAGAAGATAAACCAAAATGTCTTTCTTTGACGTTACatcttttattggttttatgaaCAGTTAAAGCATGTTTCTTTGTAGGAACCTGCATTCCAGAGACTAATTTTCATCACAATGCTTGCGTGGTCTAATCCATACTGCAAAGGAAGAAATGCACGCAATGATGCCTCAGAGAGACCTTTGTTTCAGGTATTTCTTAGACCTTTGATTTCTTTTGGCTTTTTATGAGGACAAAAGTAATTTATTCCAGAAAGGAGTCTTATTGTTGCTCTGAAGGTTGGTAGTGGTAATAGTTGTATAACAAACAAAGTTTGTGAATTCAGATAGTTTTCTGCTCTTTGGGAAACTATGATTGAAATGCTGATGAAAGGTTACTGGTGTTGAAGGGACGGTTTGTTGGGGAAGAGGCGTTTGTTCGTATTGCTCCTGCAATTTCAGGCTTGGCTGATAGGGCTACTGTACATAACCTTTTCAAAGCTCTATCTGCTGCCACTGATCAAAAAGGCATTTCTTTGGAGACTTGGCTATCTTACATCCAGGAACTTGTCAAGTGAGTATGACATTTGCATTAATAACTTatctttttgataaataaacATGAAGCCAACGTTGGTTTCCTAGCTGAGTATCTTTCCATTGTCAGAACAGAATACACGAAGGACGAAAGTCACACCAGACTACAGTCCTTCGGCAATTGTCATTGGAGAGACTTTTATGCATGGCCTCTAACAGGAAAGTGCCTGTTTTAAAGTGGGAGAATAACGTTGCTTGGCCTGGAAAACTGACTTTAACTGATAAAGCTCTCTATTTTGAGGTATATGTAGCTCTTTATTTTCAAAGTCCTCTGGAGGGAGGGAACGAGCAAACACTgttttatatttactttaaGAAATAAAGAACACTTCAATTTTACATATACATTGCATAGATATGTCATGTTAGCTGGAACTAGTTGTTTGATTTAAACTTTGTGAACCCATCTCTTACTGGGCTGTTCTTTTGATGTTGAAATGAGAACTCTTCTCATGGAAATATTCTTTTCGTTTCAAggtgtttgaattgttttcattttcagcCAGTTGACATAAAGGGAAGCAAAGGGGTCTTGAGACTTGATCTCACAGGGGACAAGTCAACCGTGGAGAAAGCAAAAGTGGGGCCTCTGGGgttttctctctttgattctGCAGTTTCTGTTTCGTCCGGCCCCGGGTGAGTTCATATATTCACCTAACTGATGTGGTTCAAATGTCTCTCATACAGTGCCATATGTCTGGGTGGTCGTTTACCAATATGCTAACCTGTAAAATGTTCATTTAGGTTGGCCACTTGGGTTCTGGAGTTTGTTGACCTAGGAGGTGAACTTAGACGAGATGTTTGGCATGCAATTATTAGTGAAGTTATAGCATTGCACACATTTCTACGAGAATTTGGGCCGGACGAGGATGATGAATCGCTGTATCAGGTGTTTGGTGCAAAGAAGGGCAAGGAAAAGGCAATTGCAAGTGCATCTAACTGTATTGCAAGACTTCAAGCTCTTCAGTATATGCGGAATTTGCCAGATGATCCTATCAAACTAGTTCAGTTCTCCTTTCTTCAACAAGTAGCTTATGGTGATATCGTGTGTCAAACTTTAGCTGTAAATTTTTGGGGTGGACCACTGTTGACAAAAGTTGCAGACACAGCCTACAAACGAGGTAATATAGCCAGGGCTTCCAGAGAGTCCAATGAAAGTTTTGATAGCGCGTCTGATCTAGATGGAAGTGTCTACTTGAAAAGGTGGATGAGATCTCCATCTTGGGGTTCGACTGCATCCATCAACTTTTGGAAAAACTCTTCGTTAAGACAAGGCTTAGTTCTAAGCAAACACCTTGCGGTTGCTGATCTGACACTTGTAGAGAGAGCAGCAGAAACATGTAGACAAAAATACAAGGTGGTAGAAAAAACTCAAGCCACAATCAATGCTGCAACCATCAAAGGGATACCTAGTAACATTGATCTCTTTAAGGTAACACTTTTTCTCCATTAATATACAAATAGTGTTTCGGAGGGTTTCCTATTTCGTTATGTTTAGACAACTTTCAACTCTTGTGTGCAATGCACTCGGTTTTTTTAGTAACTTTTTTTCATTACCCTgcaaattattttacaaaaagtaaaattagtGGAGACTGACAAAATGTTGTTCCTCTACTCTTGCTTTTCTCTCCCAGGAACTCATTCTACCACTGAGTATAACTGCCACAAAGTTTGAGAAACTCAGGCGCTGGGAGGAGCCTTACATGACGGTCTCTTTTCTAGCATTTTCATCAACGATAATATTCAGGTTGGTTTAACACCTAGACATGTGATACTATGAAACCATGTACCTCATGCGCGTTGCATTCAGAATGATCCTTAGGTTTAAGACTTGTAGTCGCATGCCGAGAAGTCTTATTATCATTGCTACTTTAAGTTGCTTAGTAATGATCTGATACCACTGAGGATACTTTTCTGCGCCTCAGGAACCTTCTGCAGTACGTTTTCCCTGTGTCTTTGATATTTTTGGCAACTGGGATGCTTACATTGAAGGGACTCAGACGACAAGGCCGTCTTGGAAGATTGTTTGGAATAGTTACCATTCGAGATCAGCCTTCTTCAAATACTATTCAAAAAATTATTGCTGTCAAAGACGCCATGCAAGATCTGGAGAGCTACCTCCAAAAGATGAATGTAGTGCTTCTAAAACTAAGGACAGTTGTACTATCTGGCCATCCTCAGGTATGTTCTATTAACTGGATCAAGTTTTAAAGCGTTTTATTGACAtgccttcttctctctcttactAAGTAATTTTGGGATTGGGACAAGaatcattttgattttttttggcattgATAGTGGTCTTGATAGATAACTATTATGTGGTGTTATATAACCTGGTTTAcatgatttgaatattttttcagaTAACTACTGAGGTAGCACTGGTTTTGCTATCCATTGCGACGGTTCTTGTAATTTTCCCTTTCAAGTACGTTCTAGCTTTTGTTCTCTACGATCAATTTACTCGGGAGCTTGAGTTCCGGAAAGAAATGGTCAAGAAATTTAATGCTTTCTTGCGAGAACGTTGGGAGATGGTACCAGCAGCTCCTGTCATTGTTTTACCGTTTGTAAATGAAGAGTCTACACCAGCAACTAAGGATAACAAGCAGCTCAGAAAACAAACACAGAGTGGTGATTGATAAAAAGTGCCAAATCTGTATTTCTAGTGGCATGTGCATGTTCTTAGGTACACTAGAAGCTCAACAAGGAACAATCCTAGGAGCaccaaatattaaatatagttgatgatgattattaAATGTATATGAGTACAGAGCCCTATAGATGTTAGTTATTTGTTCATCTCTTATCCCACTACAAAACTACTGTCcaacatgtaaaatatttttctcaCATTTCTTACTCTTGATCTCCAAAATTTGTCAGCCTTCGGAGATTTAATATGATTGGCGTGGCAACTCTATCCTTTACAGTCTCAGATAAACCTTCTGCTCACTATTTTCTTGATCTTTATCCGAAGAGGGTGAGCAATTCCGTCATGGTCATGTCTCCTTGTGTAATTTTCTAGTCTCTTCTCATAAAACTTCATGCATGATGCAAGCTTTTTGACTCGCTATGCAAGCAGCCgaaatgtgagagagagagcCGTTACAAGTTGAATCAGAAATTCCGGAAGTTAACTCCTTTGAGTCACATGCAACATGTTTTTCTTAGGGCCTTTATATAACAATATTCCCATAACACAAGCTAATTAACATGAACATAGACGGAGAGAAGATGAAAGTGCATATTGGAGGATATGTGTTGATACTTGCCGTGATGGCTTCTGTTATGTTACAGAAGCCTGAGTTGGTCACCGGGCAAGCTAGAGTTCCGGCTATGTTTGTACTTGGAGACTCGTTGGTCGACTCTGGGAACAACAACTTTCTCCAGTCTGTAGCTCGAGCCAACTACCTCCCTTATGGCATCGACTTGAACTTCCGTCCTACTGGCAGATTTAGCAATGGCTTGACTTTCATTGATCTTCTAGGTAAGATTTAACTTCATTTTGGTAAAAGATTCATTAGGCTGTTTTTAGTATTCTCTTTATCTTACTCTAAAACACCAACTATTCTGTGAAAACAGCTCAGTTGTTAGGAATTCCATCGCCTCCTGTCTTTGCGGATCCAACTACATCAGGCAATAGAATCCTTCAAGGAGTAAATCACGCGTCTGCAGCTGCTGGCATCCTCGATGAATCAGGCTACcactatgtatatttttttaaagttttgtgtCTATCACTTTTAGTTAAAAGATATGACAAGTGTTAAAATGGATAGAGGAATGATGGTGTGGTGTGCAGGGGGCAAGATTCACCCTGAGCCAGCAAATGGTGAATCTAGAGACAACACTGAGCCAATTGAGAACGATGATGAGTCCCCAAAACTTTACGGACTACTTAGCAAGATCGCTTGTGGTTCTCGTTTTTGGAAGTAATGACTATATCAACAACTACCTTCTGCCTGATCTATACTCCTCCAGCATCAGATACAGACCGGCTGACTTTGCCAATCTACTTCTCAGTCAATACGCNCTACCTCCCTTATGGCATCGACTTGAACTTCCGTCCTACTGGCAGATTTAGCAATGGCTTGACTTTCATTGATCTTCTAGGTAAGATTTAACTTCATTTTGGTAAAAGATTCATTAGGCTGTTTTTAGTATTCTCTTTATCTTACTCTAAAACACCAACTATTCTGTGAAAACAGCTCAGTTGTTAGGAATTCCATCGCCTCCTGTCTTTGCGGATCCAACTACATCAGGCAATAGAATCCTTCAAGGAGTAAATCACGCGTCTGCAGCTGCTGGCATCCTCGATGAATCAGGCTACcactatgtatatttttttaaagttttgtgtCTATCACTTTTAGTTAAAAGATATGACAAGTGTTAAAATGGATAGAGGAATGATGGTGTGGTGTGCAGGGGGCAAGATTCACCCTGAGCCAGCAAATGGTGAATCTAGAGACAACACTGAGCCAATTGAGAACGATGATGAGTCCCCAAAACTTTACGGACTACTTAGCAAGATCGCTTGTGGTTCTCGTTTTTGGAAGTAATGACTATATCAACAACTACCTTCTGCCTGATCTATACTCCTCCAGCATCAGATACAGACCGGCTGACTTTGCCAATCTACTTCTCAGTCAATACGCTCGCCAACTTCTTGTACGTTACGTCAAACCTTCGTATGGGTATTATCCTTTAATCAATCTTCTAA from Camelina sativa cultivar DH55 chromosome 9, Cs, whole genome shotgun sequence encodes:
- the LOC104712695 gene encoding COP9 signalosome complex subunit 5a-like; this encodes MEGSSTMMARKTWELENNIITVDQPDSNDTIFYYDDTAQSRFQQEKPWANDPHYFKRVKISALALLKMVVHARSGGNIEIMGLMQGKTDGDAIIVMDAFALPVEGTETRVNAQADAYEYMVEYSQTNKLAGRLENVVGWYHSHPGYGCWLSGIDVSTQRLNQQYQEPFLAVVIDPTRTASAGKVEIGAFRTYSEGYKPPDEPISEYQTIPLNKIEDFGVHCKQYYSLDITYFKSSLDSHLLDLLWNKYWVNTLSSSPLLGSADYVAGQISDLAEKLEQAESHLNHSRFGGIVPSSLHRKKEDESQLTKITRDSSKITVEQVHGLMSQVIKDVLFNSVRQSNNKSPNELSDTEPMITS
- the LOC104712696 gene encoding uncharacterized protein LOC104712696; its protein translation is MAQRVGGLKRVKLSSATPDFPIVFRLDDEGARVHRRYSFLRNCSSNRKPRLRIVVAQKKWKLNDIDPNAVQERFSRWVSKSQKLLSDVTSPLKKKGQSLKVEIEDQHDVEDLEELLTVEQTVLSDTPKGSLSFDAIISIEQFSXSENQFKMNGITGKKMQDIFETLVPPALSTDARYLVEYCCFRFLSRDSSEFHPSLKEPAFQRLIFITMLAWSNPYCKGRNARNDASERPLFQGRFVGEEAFVRIAPAISGLADRATVHNLFKALSAATDQKGISLETWLSYIQELVKIHEGRKSHQTTVLRQLSLERLLCMASNRKVPVLKWENNVAWPGKLTLTDKALYFEPVDIKGSKGVLRLDLTGDKSTVEKAKVGPLGFSLFDSAVSVSSGPGLATWVLEFVDLGGELRRDVWHAIISEVIALHTFLREFGPDEDDESLYQVFGAKKGKEKAIASASNCIARLQALQYMRNLPDDPIKLVQFSFLQQVAYGDIVCQTLAVNFWGGPLLTKVADTAYKRGNIARASRESNESFDSASDLDGSVYLKRWMRSPSWGSTASINFWKNSSLRQGLVLSKHLAVADLTLVERAAETCRQKYKVVEKTQATINAATIKGIPSNIDLFKELILPLSITATKFEKLRRWEEPYMTVSFLAFSSTIIFRNLLQYVFPVSLIFLATGMLTLKGLRRQGRLGRLFGIVTIRDQPSSNTIQKIIAVKDAMQDLESYLQKMNVVLLKLRTVVLSGHPQITTEVALVLLSIATVLVIFPFKYVLAFVLYDQFTRELEFRKEMVKKFNAFLRERWEMVPAAPVIVLPFVNEESTPATKDNKQLRKQTQSGD
- the LOC104712699 gene encoding GDSL esterase/lipase At1g71250, which encodes MNIDGEKMKVHIGGYVLILAVMASVMLQKPELVTGQARVPAMFVLGDSLVDSGNNNFLQSVARANYLPYGIDLNFRPTGRFSNGLTFIDLLAQLLGIPSPPVFADPTTSGNRILQGVNHASAAAGILDESGYHYGARFTLSQQMVNLETTLSQLRTMMSPQNFTDYLARSLVVLVFGSNDYINNYLLPDLYSSSIRYRPADFANLLLSQYARQLLTLYSLGLRKIFIPGVAPLGCIPNQRATGAGPPGRCVDSVNQILGTFNEGLKSLVDQLNQRSPGAIFVYGNTYSAIGDILNNPAAYGFSVVDRACCGIGRNQGQITCLPMQNPCPNRSQYVFWDAFHPTQTANSILARRAFYGPPSDAYPVNVQQMTLLR